Proteins encoded within one genomic window of Corynebacterium aurimucosum:
- a CDS encoding YggT family protein, translating into MNALGSILLVAVSLYSWILLARIVIEMIQSFSRQFNPPRWFMMVAEVLFVVTDPPVKALRKVIPPLQLGGIALDVSIIVLFLLLSILSQLIGWLFFSANGLAM; encoded by the coding sequence GTGAATGCTTTAGGTTCAATTCTGCTCGTCGCCGTGAGTCTTTACTCGTGGATTTTGTTGGCGCGCATCGTCATCGAGATGATTCAGTCTTTCTCGCGCCAATTCAATCCGCCCCGCTGGTTCATGATGGTTGCCGAGGTGCTCTTCGTCGTCACTGACCCGCCAGTTAAGGCGCTGCGTAAGGTTATTCCGCCGCTGCAGCTAGGAGGCATTGCGCTCGACGTTTCCATCATCGTTTTGTTCCTGCTTTTGTCCATCCTTTCGCAACTTATTGGCTGGCTATTTTTCAGCGCCAATGGGCTTGCAATGTAA
- the pgeF gene encoding peptidoglycan editing factor PgeF, whose translation MPVNEEAHAARRPVRMVFTTRAGGASSSPYDSFNLGDHVGDDPAAVAANRERLLRATGLEDIVWMEQLHTNTVTVVGAEHRGAKEPVPATDAVVTTEKRLGLGVLVADCTPVLLVDVSAGVIGAAHAGRLGARNGIVRNTVNAMIELGATPSSIQVLMGPAASGRNYEVPEQMAEDVEKHLPGSKTRTASGTWGVDVRAGVIRQLMGMGVTAIESDPRCTIEDTDFFSYRREGVTGRQAGVIWLED comes from the coding sequence ATGCCAGTAAACGAGGAAGCACACGCAGCACGACGCCCCGTCCGCATGGTGTTTACAACCCGTGCTGGCGGGGCGTCGTCGTCCCCCTATGACTCTTTCAACTTAGGCGATCACGTCGGCGATGACCCCGCCGCTGTGGCCGCCAATCGCGAGAGACTTCTCCGAGCAACGGGATTAGAGGACATCGTGTGGATGGAGCAGCTGCACACCAATACCGTGACGGTCGTGGGCGCCGAACACCGCGGCGCGAAGGAGCCCGTGCCGGCCACCGATGCGGTGGTGACCACCGAAAAACGCCTGGGGTTGGGCGTGCTCGTGGCTGATTGCACGCCGGTGCTGCTTGTCGACGTCTCCGCGGGCGTCATCGGTGCCGCCCACGCCGGGCGTCTGGGCGCGCGCAATGGAATCGTTCGGAACACGGTCAACGCGATGATTGAGCTGGGGGCTACCCCTTCGTCGATCCAGGTGCTTATGGGGCCGGCCGCTTCTGGGCGTAACTATGAGGTTCCGGAGCAGATGGCGGAGGACGTCGAGAAGCACCTGCCCGGCTCCAAGACCCGCACGGCGTCGGGTACCTGGGGCGTCGACGTGCGCGCCGGTGTGATTCGCCAGCTGATGGGCATGGGAGTCACGGCCATTGAGTCGGACCCACGCTGCACGATTGAGGACACAGATTTCTTTTCATATCGCCGCGAGGGCGTTACTGGACGCCAAGCCGGCGTGATTTGGTTGGAGGATTAA
- a CDS encoding cell division protein SepF produces MSLIDRTKEFFGLGPMDMDADDAYYADERAYSAPAYAPSYEKQEEEFVPTIVALSLVSFDDAAKVGGPFRDGDAVVFELTDADRGSAKRFVDFAAGLCFALEGRMKNLTKGVDTSRKVFAIVPKGADISTVELERAAHLR; encoded by the coding sequence ATGTCACTGATTGATAGGACTAAAGAGTTCTTCGGGCTAGGCCCGATGGACATGGACGCCGACGATGCTTACTACGCAGACGAGCGCGCTTATAGCGCTCCGGCGTATGCACCTTCCTACGAAAAGCAGGAAGAGGAATTTGTCCCGACTATCGTGGCGCTGTCGCTCGTTTCCTTCGACGATGCAGCGAAGGTTGGCGGCCCCTTCCGTGACGGTGACGCAGTGGTCTTCGAGCTCACTGACGCTGATCGCGGCTCCGCAAAGCGCTTCGTTGACTTCGCTGCTGGCCTCTGCTTTGCACTGGAAGGCCGCATGAAGAACCTGACGAAGGGCGTGGACACCAGCCGTAAGGTTTTCGCTATCGTGCCGAAGGGCGCCGATATCTCCACTGTTGAGCTCGAACGCGCAGCGCACCTGCGCTAA
- the ftsZ gene encoding cell division protein FtsZ → MISSSNNLADIKVVGVGGGGVNAVNRMIEEGLKGVQFVAINTDSQALIFSDADTKLDIGREATRGLGAGANPEVGKTSAEDHKTEIEDALQGSDMVFVTAGEGGGTGTGAAPVVASIAKKMGALTVGVVTRPFKFEGARRTRQAMAGIEELREVCDTLIVIPNDRLMQLGGEELSIVEAFRAADEVLHNGVQGITNLITIPGMINVDFADVRSVMSDAGSALMGIGFARGDNRALNAAEQAINSPLLESTMEGAKGVLLSIAGGSDLGLHEVNAAASMVEERADEDANIIFGTIIDDNLGDEVRVTIIATGFDAQANMTSQPAQSGQAQQQGSEATPAARPGSLFENRAEAQPESPAAPRTEAPREEYTRAEPQRAESQRIGREEYTPRHSYEREQPAEPAPSSGLFTTSDRFRGEEYRRGADDEYRLSRPAERNSRDFDDDGDDDLDVPSFMR, encoded by the coding sequence ATGATCTCATCTAGCAACAATCTCGCGGACATCAAGGTCGTCGGCGTCGGCGGCGGCGGTGTCAACGCTGTCAACCGCATGATCGAAGAAGGGCTCAAGGGAGTCCAGTTCGTGGCGATCAACACCGATTCCCAGGCGCTGATTTTCTCGGATGCGGATACCAAGCTCGACATCGGACGCGAGGCCACCCGCGGCCTCGGCGCCGGCGCTAACCCGGAGGTAGGAAAGACCTCCGCGGAGGATCACAAGACCGAAATCGAAGACGCCCTCCAGGGCTCCGACATGGTCTTCGTCACCGCTGGCGAGGGCGGCGGAACCGGTACCGGCGCAGCCCCTGTCGTTGCCTCCATCGCAAAGAAGATGGGCGCTCTGACCGTCGGTGTCGTTACCCGCCCGTTCAAGTTCGAGGGCGCGCGCCGCACCCGTCAGGCCATGGCCGGCATCGAAGAGCTGCGCGAGGTCTGCGATACCCTCATCGTTATTCCGAATGATCGCCTCATGCAGCTGGGCGGCGAGGAGCTGTCTATCGTCGAAGCCTTCCGCGCCGCCGACGAAGTCCTGCACAATGGTGTGCAGGGTATTACCAACCTCATCACCATCCCGGGCATGATCAACGTCGACTTTGCGGACGTTCGCTCCGTCATGTCCGACGCAGGTTCCGCCCTCATGGGCATCGGTTTTGCTCGCGGGGATAACCGCGCGCTCAACGCTGCTGAGCAGGCCATTAACTCCCCGCTGCTGGAGTCCACCATGGAGGGCGCCAAGGGCGTTCTGCTGTCTATCGCTGGTGGCTCCGACCTGGGCCTCCACGAAGTCAACGCGGCTGCCTCCATGGTGGAGGAGCGTGCCGACGAGGACGCCAACATCATCTTCGGCACCATCATCGATGACAACCTTGGAGACGAAGTCCGCGTTACCATCATCGCCACCGGCTTCGACGCGCAGGCCAATATGACCTCCCAGCCGGCGCAGTCTGGCCAGGCACAGCAGCAAGGTTCGGAGGCTACCCCGGCCGCACGCCCGGGTTCCCTCTTCGAGAACCGTGCTGAAGCACAGCCTGAGAGCCCCGCCGCGCCGCGCACCGAGGCCCCGCGCGAAGAGTACACCCGTGCCGAGCCGCAGCGAGCTGAGTCCCAGCGCATCGGCCGCGAGGAGTACACCCCGCGCCACTCCTACGAGCGCGAGCAGCCGGCTGAGCCAGCCCCGTCGAGCGGACTGTTTACCACCTCGGATCGCTTCCGTGGCGAAGAGTACCGCCGTGGTGCCGATGACGAGTACCGCCTCTCGCGCCCCGCTGAGCGCAACAGCCGTGACTTCGATGACGATGGCGACGACGATCTCGACGTGCCGTCCTTCATGCGCTAG
- a CDS encoding YggS family pyridoxal phosphate-dependent enzyme — protein MTNNNTARREELRAGLARTRSDIHRFAEAAGRPAPQLLPVTKFHPAEDIALLAELGVTDVAENREQEARAKAEVLPEMRFHMIGQVQTKKANHVARWAHSVHSLDSEKLARALDRGVALAQERGQREDTLPVYIQVSADGDTARGGCPLEGVSALVDLVEDLENLQLCGFMVVPPLESDPAEVFTQVRALTDEVAAKLGRDLKMSAGMSADMEPAIASGTDVVRVGTGIMGERPLG, from the coding sequence ATGACTAATAACAACACCGCGCGCCGCGAAGAATTGCGGGCCGGCCTGGCGCGCACCCGTTCGGATATTCACCGCTTTGCTGAGGCCGCTGGCCGCCCCGCCCCGCAGCTGCTGCCTGTGACGAAGTTTCACCCGGCCGAAGACATCGCGCTGCTAGCGGAGCTAGGGGTAACGGATGTGGCAGAAAATCGCGAGCAGGAGGCCCGCGCCAAGGCGGAGGTCTTGCCCGAGATGCGGTTCCACATGATCGGCCAAGTACAGACCAAGAAAGCGAACCACGTGGCCCGGTGGGCGCATAGTGTTCACTCGCTTGACTCAGAAAAACTCGCCAGAGCACTCGACCGCGGCGTGGCTCTTGCCCAGGAGCGCGGCCAGCGTGAGGACACGCTTCCGGTCTATATTCAGGTCTCCGCCGACGGTGATACCGCGCGTGGTGGCTGCCCGCTAGAGGGGGTATCCGCTCTGGTGGATCTGGTCGAAGATCTGGAGAACCTGCAGCTGTGTGGCTTCATGGTGGTTCCACCGCTGGAGAGCGATCCGGCGGAGGTTTTCACCCAGGTGAGGGCGCTGACGGATGAGGTGGCGGCCAAGCTTGGGCGAGACCTGAAAATGTCCGCCGGAATGAGCGCTGACATGGAGCCGGCGATTGCATCTGGAACAGATGTCGTGCGTGTCGGAACCGGAATTATGGGAGAGCGCCCGCTAGGTTAA
- a CDS encoding DivIVA domain-containing protein, with protein sequence MPLSPADVHNVAFSKPPIGKRGYNEDEVDQFLDLVEDALAQLQDENDDLHAQVEELKSQAPAPAAGGASAAKVDEAAVRKEVESKLRAEYEAKLADSKNEIAKAKEETKRAQEQAKAAQAQSAQAPAAQAQDNSAELKTAREEAAAAKRELEASKKELERTKKELESAKKNSAASTTASSAAAVAGAGAAQSTEQGLATPDTHMQAARVLGLAQEMADRLTSEAKADSESMLAEARTAAEKQLADADSHSKAQLADAQKRYDAQLQEADTRSKKLVADAENKAKQTESDATSRAEAQIRQAEEKAAALQADAEKKHTEVMNTVKQQQTALEARISELRTFEREYRTRLKTLLQSQLEELESRGTAAPNGETGKSNY encoded by the coding sequence ATGCCACTGTCACCAGCTGATGTACACAACGTCGCTTTCAGCAAGCCGCCAATTGGCAAGCGTGGCTACAACGAGGATGAGGTCGATCAGTTCCTCGACCTCGTTGAGGATGCTCTTGCTCAGCTGCAGGATGAGAACGATGATCTCCACGCCCAGGTTGAGGAACTGAAGTCTCAGGCTCCGGCTCCCGCTGCTGGCGGCGCTTCTGCCGCAAAGGTCGATGAGGCCGCCGTACGTAAGGAAGTCGAGTCCAAGCTGCGCGCCGAGTACGAAGCAAAGCTGGCTGACTCCAAGAACGAGATTGCCAAGGCCAAGGAAGAGACCAAGCGTGCGCAGGAGCAGGCGAAGGCCGCTCAGGCACAGTCCGCCCAGGCACCGGCTGCTCAGGCACAGGACAACTCCGCGGAGCTTAAGACTGCTCGCGAAGAAGCTGCTGCCGCCAAGCGCGAGCTCGAGGCCTCCAAGAAGGAGCTGGAGCGCACCAAGAAGGAGCTGGAGTCCGCAAAGAAGAACTCGGCTGCTTCCACCACTGCCTCCTCCGCCGCTGCTGTGGCTGGTGCAGGTGCTGCTCAGTCCACCGAACAGGGCCTCGCCACCCCGGATACCCACATGCAGGCCGCCCGCGTGCTGGGTCTGGCTCAGGAGATGGCGGACCGTCTTACCAGCGAGGCTAAGGCTGATTCCGAGTCCATGCTCGCTGAGGCTCGTACGGCTGCAGAGAAGCAGCTTGCCGACGCCGACTCGCACTCCAAGGCCCAGCTTGCTGACGCCCAGAAGCGCTACGATGCACAGCTGCAGGAAGCCGATACCCGCTCCAAGAAGCTGGTGGCGGATGCCGAGAACAAGGCAAAGCAGACTGAGTCTGACGCAACGTCCCGCGCCGAGGCACAGATTCGCCAGGCTGAGGAGAAGGCAGCTGCCCTGCAGGCAGATGCCGAGAAGAAGCACACCGAGGTCATGAACACGGTCAAGCAGCAGCAGACCGCTCTGGAGGCTCGCATTTCCGAGCTGCGTACCTTCGAGCGCGAGTACCGTACCCGCCTCAAGACCCTGCTGCAGTCTCAGCTTGAGGAGCTGGAGTCCCGCGGCACCGCTGCTCCCAACGGTGAAACCGGCAAGTCCAACTATTAA